The Methylacidimicrobium sp. B4 genome contains a region encoding:
- a CDS encoding S1C family serine protease yields MKPALTFKLSLSAVLLFWSSAISCLAWQESVATLGSEVSRVFGSARNGAVRVRVRHDSTETVGSGFFIDATGTVVTLSDLVSQGQEIRVESESGVLPAVLVGQDSRSGLALLRTQSSRATPFLRFASGTEMAPGSFVVGVGYPFNLSASPIVGVVLGADRQFQDRLFCVSHLRVDITVSPGELGAPLLNLQGLVVGVVSMVVNEGRWAYALPGKAATRVIGDMRQYGRVRYAWAGVGVARVGDDRTQSTVIVTRLFPNSAGKASGLQEGDRLERINGKPVHRLSDVVDASFYAPVGQPITVAVSRNGKIKRFSLLADERPPDNPGGAPGSPSVTLETSSTERAPGGPVEKTIGAGPN; encoded by the coding sequence ATGAAGCCAGCGTTGACTTTTAAGCTTTCCCTTAGCGCCGTTCTTCTCTTCTGGTCGAGCGCGATTTCCTGCTTGGCATGGCAGGAATCGGTCGCCACTCTCGGCTCGGAGGTGAGCCGGGTGTTCGGCAGCGCACGGAATGGCGCTGTCCGCGTCCGGGTACGGCACGACTCGACGGAGACGGTCGGTAGTGGCTTCTTCATCGATGCCACTGGCACGGTCGTCACCCTTTCGGATCTGGTCTCTCAAGGACAAGAAATTCGGGTGGAGTCGGAGAGCGGCGTGCTGCCCGCCGTTCTGGTCGGGCAGGATAGCCGCAGCGGGTTGGCCCTTCTGCGGACTCAATCGAGCCGCGCCACGCCCTTTCTCCGGTTTGCCTCGGGAACCGAGATGGCGCCGGGATCGTTTGTCGTGGGAGTGGGATACCCCTTCAATCTCTCGGCCTCCCCGATCGTGGGTGTCGTGCTGGGGGCGGACCGGCAGTTTCAGGACCGTCTCTTTTGCGTCTCCCACTTGCGCGTCGACATCACTGTCAGCCCGGGAGAGCTCGGAGCACCGCTCCTCAACCTGCAGGGCTTGGTTGTCGGGGTTGTTAGCATGGTTGTGAACGAGGGAAGATGGGCCTACGCGTTGCCCGGAAAGGCTGCGACGCGCGTGATCGGCGACATGCGGCAGTATGGGCGGGTCCGCTACGCATGGGCGGGGGTCGGCGTGGCTCGGGTCGGAGACGACCGGACGCAGAGCACGGTCATCGTTACCCGACTCTTTCCGAACTCGGCGGGGAAGGCGAGCGGACTGCAGGAAGGAGATCGCCTGGAGCGGATCAACGGGAAACCGGTCCACCGTCTGTCGGACGTGGTGGATGCCTCCTTTTATGCTCCGGTCGGCCAGCCGATCACCGTTGCCGTCTCCCGAAACGGGAAAATCAAGCGCTTCTCGCTGCTCGCCGACGAGCGGCCTCCAGACAATCCGGGAGGAGCCCCCGGCTCCCCCTCGGTCACGCTCGAAACGTCGTCGACGGAGCGCGCTCCCGGAGGACCCGTTGAGAAAACGATCGGAGCCGGTCCAAATTAG
- a CDS encoding host attachment protein, translating into MRIDTLITADLGRLKAYRVSVDELSGKTHIQILADQLLPEAHKKLGDLETDEPGRYSVRTGKVALGRPAGEEHNLALEIRKRLLCQLAREIESVLHRESGEGKRWGLAAGAEVLPRLLEKLSASTRERLVKTIPADLTKLDKDEVLARFAA; encoded by the coding sequence ATGCGGATAGACACGTTAATCACTGCGGACTTGGGGCGCCTGAAGGCATATCGGGTGTCGGTCGACGAGCTTTCCGGGAAGACCCATATTCAGATCCTCGCAGATCAACTCCTTCCGGAAGCGCACAAGAAGCTCGGCGATCTCGAGACCGACGAGCCGGGCCGTTATTCGGTTCGGACGGGAAAGGTTGCGCTCGGCCGTCCGGCTGGAGAGGAGCACAACCTTGCGCTGGAAATCCGCAAGCGGTTGCTCTGCCAGCTCGCCCGGGAGATCGAGTCGGTTCTTCATCGAGAGAGCGGTGAGGGCAAGCGCTGGGGCTTGGCCGCTGGCGCCGAAGTGCTCCCCCGGTTGCTCGAGAAGCTCTCCGCCTCAACCCGGGAAAGGCTCGTCAAGACGATTCCCGCCGACTTGACGAAGCTCGACAAGGACGAGGTTCTTGCCCGGTTTGCCGCGTAG
- a CDS encoding pyruvate kinase: protein MNAPNVVQKLVEIGDAALALEERFRSSIEKVHPHHRASARNLVHYLALRRFDLRPLQEELADRGLSSLGRAEACVLFSLQAVLRALGEELPARLIRADPAPLSRLESAQLLQAHTVALLGPKPSGRSSAIMVTMPTETAHDPELTRRILGAGMDIARINCTHDSEAVWLRMVENLRRGAQEASRTIRIIMDLAGPKLRTGGIRHGPRFCHWKPASDRFGRLIEPARIWLATEGSGRRAPEGVSAALLFPEEWLQRLAPGKEVLFFDILGRPRSLRIVERVQDGLLAESRQGATVSEETAFVPFDPTPSLEHLDQRAAFARALGDASSFLLLRRGSRIRLIPAGSKGSAARGRRPLPAIEMEPAEALRSLRKGQTIWFDDGRIGGVIRSATTTGVVVETTRARLQGEKLGPNRGINLPETDLALPPLSAKDRSLLPWILEHADGIGLSFVRSPADVATLQEALRQVGGEELPIVVKIETRKAFESLPAILLTAMQSPSVGVMIARGDLAVECGYERLAEVQEEILWVAEAAHLPVIWATQVLETLATTGLPSRAEVTDAAMAERSECVMLNKGPHIEEALYFLHDVLQRMAAHQTKKRSMLRHLHLADLFEEGSGPTAKHAHSQKARSRRATRQTGQEPRPCRASSSRRESS from the coding sequence ATGAACGCACCCAATGTCGTCCAGAAGCTTGTCGAGATCGGAGACGCCGCGCTGGCGCTGGAGGAAAGGTTCCGGAGCTCGATCGAAAAGGTCCACCCCCACCACCGGGCGAGCGCACGCAACCTGGTGCACTACCTGGCCCTTCGCCGTTTCGACTTGCGCCCGCTCCAAGAAGAGCTGGCCGACCGGGGCCTCTCTTCGCTCGGCCGAGCGGAGGCTTGCGTGCTCTTCAGCTTGCAGGCGGTCTTGCGGGCCCTGGGGGAGGAGCTTCCCGCACGCCTGATCCGTGCCGATCCCGCTCCGCTCTCCCGACTCGAGAGCGCCCAGCTCCTGCAGGCGCACACGGTCGCTCTGCTGGGCCCCAAGCCCTCGGGTCGAAGCTCGGCCATCATGGTAACGATGCCGACCGAAACGGCCCACGATCCCGAGCTCACCCGGCGGATTCTGGGGGCGGGGATGGACATCGCGCGAATCAATTGCACGCACGATAGCGAGGCCGTCTGGCTGCGGATGGTGGAGAACCTTCGGCGGGGGGCCCAGGAGGCGAGTCGGACGATCCGCATCATCATGGACCTCGCGGGACCGAAATTGAGGACTGGAGGCATCCGCCATGGACCGCGCTTCTGCCATTGGAAGCCCGCAAGCGATCGGTTCGGACGGTTGATCGAGCCCGCTCGGATCTGGCTCGCGACGGAGGGGAGTGGCCGCCGCGCGCCCGAAGGAGTCTCGGCGGCGCTGCTTTTCCCCGAGGAATGGCTGCAGCGGCTGGCTCCCGGAAAGGAAGTTCTCTTTTTCGACATCCTGGGCAGACCCCGTTCGCTCCGGATCGTAGAGCGGGTCCAAGACGGGTTGCTCGCGGAATCTCGCCAGGGCGCTACGGTGTCGGAGGAGACGGCCTTCGTTCCTTTCGATCCGACTCCCAGCCTTGAGCATCTGGACCAGCGGGCCGCCTTTGCCCGCGCGCTCGGCGACGCCAGCTCGTTCCTGCTGCTTCGGCGGGGAAGCCGCATCCGCTTGATTCCTGCGGGTTCCAAGGGCTCTGCCGCCAGGGGGAGGAGGCCGCTTCCGGCCATCGAAATGGAGCCGGCCGAGGCCTTGCGCTCCCTCCGCAAGGGCCAGACCATCTGGTTTGACGACGGGCGTATCGGGGGGGTCATCCGCTCCGCCACGACGACGGGAGTGGTGGTCGAAACGACCCGCGCGCGCCTGCAGGGGGAAAAGCTCGGACCCAACCGCGGAATCAATCTCCCCGAGACCGACCTCGCCCTCCCTCCCCTTTCCGCAAAGGATCGCTCTCTCCTTCCTTGGATCCTCGAGCACGCCGATGGGATCGGGCTCTCCTTCGTGCGCAGTCCCGCCGACGTTGCGACGCTGCAGGAAGCGCTCCGCCAAGTTGGCGGAGAAGAGCTCCCGATCGTGGTCAAGATCGAAACCCGGAAGGCGTTCGAATCCCTCCCGGCAATTCTGCTTACCGCGATGCAAAGCCCTTCGGTCGGGGTCATGATCGCCCGGGGCGACCTGGCGGTCGAATGCGGCTACGAACGACTCGCGGAGGTCCAGGAGGAGATCCTCTGGGTGGCGGAAGCCGCCCATCTACCCGTGATCTGGGCGACGCAAGTCTTGGAAACTCTCGCGACAACCGGGCTCCCCTCCCGGGCGGAAGTCACCGATGCGGCCATGGCCGAACGCTCGGAGTGCGTGATGCTCAACAAAGGGCCCCACATCGAAGAGGCTCTGTACTTCCTGCACGATGTCTTGCAGCGGATGGCAGCGCACCAGACAAAGAAGCGTTCGATGCTCCGCCACCTGCATCTAGCCGATCTCTTCGAGGAAGGCAGCGGCCCAACCGCCAAGCATGCTCATTCGCAGAAAGCGCGATCCCGCCGAGCTACGCGGCAAACCGGGCAAGAACCTCGTCCTTGTCGAGCTTCGTCAAGTCGGCGGGAATCGTCTTGA
- a CDS encoding zinc-dependent alcohol dehydrogenase family protein — protein MKAMVWDGPGSRLVERDLPTPEPGEGELLLRVRACGVCRTDLHVIDGELPQPKRPLIPGHEVVGTVVRSGPGARRFSVGERVGVPWLGKTCGECRFCRTGRENLCEHPEFTGYTRDGGYAEYLLADERFVFALPEGYADGEAAPLLCAGLIGYRSYRKAEGAHRLGFYGFGAAAHLLVQLAVAQGKEVYAFTRAGDAAAQALARELGAVWTGASTMPPPDPLDAAILFAPVGDLIPAALRAVDRGGKVVCAGIHMSHIPSFPYRLLWEEREIGSVANLTREDGEEFFSLARRVHFRTHIHSYPLSRANEALDALREGQIAGAAVLFPDR, from the coding sequence ATGAAAGCCATGGTTTGGGACGGGCCGGGAAGCCGTCTTGTCGAGCGCGATCTGCCGACGCCGGAACCGGGGGAGGGAGAGCTGCTCCTCCGGGTCCGGGCCTGTGGCGTCTGCCGGACCGACCTCCACGTCATCGACGGAGAGCTGCCCCAGCCGAAGCGGCCGCTCATTCCCGGTCATGAGGTCGTCGGGACAGTCGTCCGGTCGGGTCCGGGGGCCCGGCGATTCTCCGTAGGAGAGCGGGTAGGAGTCCCTTGGCTGGGCAAGACCTGTGGGGAGTGCCGTTTCTGCCGCACTGGCCGGGAAAATCTCTGCGAACATCCGGAATTTACGGGTTACACCCGCGACGGCGGCTATGCGGAGTATCTGCTGGCCGATGAGCGATTCGTCTTTGCTCTGCCGGAGGGATACGCGGACGGGGAAGCCGCCCCCCTTCTATGCGCCGGGCTCATCGGCTACCGATCCTACCGGAAGGCGGAGGGGGCACACCGGCTCGGGTTCTATGGATTCGGCGCGGCGGCGCATCTGCTCGTCCAACTCGCCGTGGCCCAAGGCAAGGAGGTCTATGCCTTCACCCGCGCAGGCGATGCCGCAGCACAAGCCCTGGCCCGGGAGCTGGGAGCGGTCTGGACGGGCGCCTCCACGATGCCACCCCCCGATCCCCTCGATGCGGCCATTCTCTTCGCCCCGGTGGGTGATCTCATCCCGGCCGCCCTGCGGGCCGTCGATCGAGGTGGGAAGGTCGTCTGCGCAGGAATCCACATGAGCCACATCCCCTCCTTCCCCTACCGCCTGCTCTGGGAAGAGAGGGAGATCGGCTCCGTAGCCAATCTGACGCGGGAGGACGGCGAAGAATTCTTTTCCTTGGCACGCCGCGTCCATTTTCGTACTCATATCCACTCGTACCCGCTCTCGCGGGCGAACGAGGCACTCGATGCCCTCCGGGAGGGCCAAATTGCCGGTGCGGCCGTTCTATTCCCGGACAGATGA
- the deoC gene encoding deoxyribose-phosphate aldolase — MTTVAPPLDETGRKLASRIDHTLLRPDATSAMIAQLCREAATYGFYAVCLHPLWLGEARRLLCGSGARLCTVIDFPHGASSLRMKASAAEIAVQEGADELDMVIPLGAAKSGDWDCVEAHVAAVVEAAAARPVKAILEVGALSETEIRSACLCAAQGGAAFLKTSTGFGFGGATPEVVARMRSLVGPEVQIKASGGIRDRTTALALLAAGATRLGTSSSVAIVHPDRG; from the coding sequence ATGACCACCGTGGCTCCCCCCCTCGACGAAACGGGCCGGAAGCTCGCCTCCCGGATCGACCACACTCTCCTGCGACCCGATGCCACCTCGGCCATGATCGCTCAGCTCTGTCGGGAAGCCGCCACCTATGGATTCTATGCGGTCTGCCTCCACCCTCTCTGGCTCGGGGAAGCACGACGCCTGCTCTGCGGAAGCGGGGCCCGCCTCTGCACGGTGATCGACTTCCCGCACGGTGCGTCAAGCCTCCGGATGAAGGCGTCCGCCGCCGAGATCGCCGTCCAGGAGGGGGCAGACGAGCTCGACATGGTGATTCCCTTGGGCGCCGCCAAGAGCGGCGACTGGGACTGCGTCGAAGCCCATGTCGCCGCCGTAGTGGAGGCGGCGGCTGCTCGCCCGGTCAAGGCCATCCTCGAAGTCGGGGCGCTCTCGGAAACGGAAATTCGCTCGGCCTGCCTCTGCGCCGCCCAAGGGGGGGCGGCCTTCCTCAAGACCTCCACCGGCTTCGGCTTTGGGGGCGCCACCCCCGAAGTGGTCGCGCGGATGCGCTCGCTGGTCGGCCCGGAGGTACAGATCAAGGCTTCGGGGGGGATTCGCGATCGGACCACGGCGCTCGCCCTCTTGGCCGCCGGAGCGACACGGCTGGGCACCTCCTCGAGCGTGGCGATCGTGCACCCGGACCGGGGATGA
- the lpxB gene encoding lipid-A-disaccharide synthase — protein MTRSYRRRKFYLVAGEPSGDTLGALLIEALRRQEPGVICRGAGGPKMAAAGQRQSVDLTKHAVVGLVEVLRHYPDLRKIFRRLIREIEAARPDAVVLIDYPGFNLRLAGALRRRFPSVKLIYYVSPQVWAWKSGRAELLSESVDELLVLFPFEKEWYVHRGSPLAVSWVGHPLWDRLLDNETEERNSGRMTVALLPGSRESEIARHLPLLLEAAAEMERQRDDLDFLWITPDARREACVREALGLYRPSGTVRLRVGYALSHLARCDLALLCSGSASLECAAVGTPQLLVYKANPITYSVAKRVVQVRFLSMVNLLADRQIVPELVHERVTPGAIAEAALQLLAKPDERDRMIRAMQETLRPIAAPGASARAAARVLAIAARPSKMRKAELPGIGRRTLAKNAPAVPEASPAGTCASEGRPN, from the coding sequence ATGACGAGGTCGTACCGCAGGAGAAAGTTCTATCTGGTTGCCGGCGAGCCGAGCGGCGATACCCTGGGAGCGCTTTTGATCGAAGCGCTCCGGCGGCAAGAGCCGGGAGTGATTTGCCGCGGCGCCGGAGGGCCCAAGATGGCGGCTGCGGGTCAACGGCAGAGTGTTGACCTCACGAAGCATGCGGTCGTCGGCCTCGTGGAGGTGTTGCGCCACTACCCGGACCTGCGGAAGATCTTCCGTCGCCTGATCCGGGAAATCGAGGCCGCTCGGCCTGACGCGGTGGTGCTGATCGACTACCCCGGTTTCAACCTGCGGCTGGCTGGGGCGCTGCGCCGCCGTTTTCCCTCGGTGAAGCTGATCTATTACGTGAGCCCCCAGGTATGGGCCTGGAAGTCCGGGCGCGCCGAGCTTTTGTCGGAATCCGTCGATGAGCTCCTCGTCCTCTTCCCGTTCGAAAAGGAGTGGTATGTCCATCGGGGGAGCCCGCTCGCTGTATCCTGGGTGGGGCATCCGCTCTGGGACCGCCTCCTGGACAACGAGACGGAGGAGCGGAACTCGGGCCGGATGACGGTCGCGCTCCTGCCCGGGAGCCGGGAAAGCGAAATTGCGCGTCATCTGCCGCTGCTTCTGGAAGCGGCTGCGGAGATGGAACGGCAACGGGATGACTTGGATTTTCTCTGGATTACCCCCGATGCGCGCCGAGAGGCTTGCGTCCGCGAGGCCTTGGGTCTCTACAGGCCGAGCGGCACGGTCCGCCTTCGCGTCGGTTACGCTCTTTCCCATCTGGCCCGATGCGATCTGGCGCTCCTCTGCTCCGGGTCGGCTTCGCTCGAATGCGCGGCAGTAGGCACCCCGCAGCTCCTCGTCTACAAGGCCAACCCCATTACCTACAGCGTAGCCAAGCGGGTGGTCCAGGTCCGCTTCTTGAGCATGGTCAACCTGTTGGCCGACCGGCAGATCGTCCCGGAGCTCGTCCACGAAAGAGTGACGCCGGGTGCCATCGCCGAAGCGGCGCTGCAGCTGTTGGCCAAGCCCGACGAGCGCGATCGCATGATTCGGGCGATGCAAGAGACCCTGCGGCCGATCGCCGCCCCGGGGGCGAGCGCCCGGGCCGCGGCCCGCGTTTTGGCGATAGCCGCCCGCCCGAGCAAGATGCGGAAGGCGGAGCTGCCGGGAATCGGCAGGCGCACGCTGGCGAAAAACGCTCCTGCGGTGCCCGAAGCATCCCCAGCGGGCACCTGCGCTTCGGAAGGTCGGCCGAACTAG
- the rpsU gene encoding 30S ribosomal protein S21, which yields MTEVRVKKGESIDKALRRLKRKLDREGTLREVRARRSFEKPSDRRRRKAKEARLKVFTFHLGAR from the coding sequence ATGACCGAAGTCCGAGTAAAAAAAGGTGAATCGATCGATAAGGCCCTGCGGCGGCTCAAGCGCAAGCTGGACCGCGAAGGCACTCTACGCGAAGTACGAGCGCGACGCTCCTTCGAGAAGCCTTCCGACCGCCGTCGGCGCAAGGCGAAGGAAGCTCGACTGAAAGTGTTCACCTTCCATCTTGGCGCTCGCTAG
- a CDS encoding LpxI family protein encodes MHGHEGDQTDGLGLIAGRGVYPVLVARAARRAGVDGLSTVAFVGETDPEIEKLSRRVEWLRVGQLGSLLRFFRRSGVSRAVMAGAVAPSHLFDLRPDLKALLLLARLKVRNAATIFGAIAEELRGVGVLLLPATTYLEEELAPAGHFGGPPLRPRQKEDAEFGFRMAKEIARLDIGQSLVVKQGTVLAVEAFEGTDKTLERGGGLGRGKAVLIKVSKPDQDFRFDVPVIGRQTIEMASKSGVALIVCEAGKTLILEKETVVQLAQELGISLYGMQEDGENA; translated from the coding sequence ATGCACGGCCACGAGGGCGACCAAACGGATGGCTTGGGGTTGATCGCCGGTCGCGGAGTCTATCCGGTTTTAGTGGCTCGGGCCGCGCGCCGTGCCGGAGTCGATGGGCTCAGCACGGTCGCCTTCGTCGGGGAGACCGATCCGGAGATCGAGAAGCTCAGCCGTCGGGTCGAGTGGCTCCGCGTCGGGCAGCTGGGGAGCCTGCTCCGCTTCTTTCGTCGTAGCGGCGTCTCCCGGGCCGTCATGGCGGGGGCGGTCGCCCCCTCCCATCTTTTCGACTTGCGGCCCGATCTGAAAGCTCTTTTGCTCCTGGCCCGCCTCAAGGTCAGAAACGCCGCCACCATCTTCGGGGCGATTGCAGAGGAGCTGCGGGGGGTCGGGGTCCTGCTTCTGCCGGCGACGACCTATCTGGAGGAGGAGCTGGCTCCCGCCGGCCATTTCGGTGGGCCGCCTCTTCGTCCGCGACAAAAGGAAGATGCCGAGTTCGGGTTTCGGATGGCGAAGGAGATTGCTCGGCTCGATATCGGACAATCCCTGGTGGTCAAGCAGGGCACGGTGCTGGCCGTGGAGGCGTTCGAGGGCACCGACAAGACCCTGGAGCGCGGGGGCGGCCTCGGGCGCGGCAAGGCCGTTTTAATCAAGGTGAGCAAGCCGGACCAGGACTTTCGATTCGACGTGCCGGTGATCGGACGACAGACGATCGAGATGGCCAGCAAGTCGGGGGTGGCGCTCATCGTCTGCGAGGCGGGAAAGACGCTGATCCTGGAGAAGGAGACGGTCGTCCAGCTCGCCCAGGAGCTGGGAATTTCTCTTTACGGAATGCAGGAGGATGGAGAAAACGCATGA
- a CDS encoding Gfo/Idh/MocA family oxidoreductase — protein MMQPIEIGVIGVGHIGRHHARICSELPQTKLVGVFDVDAQRCREVAELYRTERFRSVEELAASSQAVTIATPTGTHFPVAAVCLEMGCHVLVEKPIADQVEHARRLVLLAREKGLLLQVGHVERFNPAFQAMEPLLRAPRFIEAHRLCPYPGRNTEIGVVFDLMIHDLEIVLHLVRAPVASIDAVGVAVLSPTEDIANARLRFAGGAVANLTCSRISPEKMRKIRIFQDDAYLSLNYGEQCGEIYRKKDGRIEREPIPIERDEPLRLQIASFIDCVRSQMTPLVDGGKGVAALDLAMQISDRIGEGMTSP, from the coding sequence ATGATGCAGCCTATTGAGATTGGGGTGATCGGGGTCGGCCATATCGGTCGGCACCACGCCCGTATCTGTTCGGAGCTTCCTCAAACCAAGCTGGTCGGCGTCTTCGATGTCGATGCCCAGCGCTGCCGAGAAGTAGCAGAGCTCTATCGAACGGAGCGGTTTCGTTCTGTAGAGGAGCTTGCCGCGAGCTCTCAGGCGGTGACGATCGCAACCCCCACCGGAACGCACTTCCCGGTTGCCGCGGTGTGCCTGGAGATGGGCTGCCATGTGCTCGTCGAGAAGCCGATCGCGGATCAAGTGGAGCATGCGCGGAGGTTGGTCCTTCTGGCACGCGAGAAGGGCCTGCTGCTGCAGGTAGGCCACGTGGAACGGTTCAACCCCGCCTTCCAGGCCATGGAGCCGCTTCTTCGCGCTCCCCGGTTCATCGAGGCGCACCGCCTCTGTCCCTATCCTGGGAGGAATACCGAGATCGGCGTCGTCTTCGACCTGATGATTCACGACCTGGAGATCGTCCTCCATCTGGTTCGGGCGCCGGTGGCCTCGATCGACGCGGTTGGGGTGGCCGTCCTGAGCCCGACCGAGGATATCGCCAACGCGCGCCTCCGATTCGCCGGGGGAGCGGTTGCGAATTTGACCTGCAGTCGGATCAGCCCGGAAAAGATGCGGAAGATCCGCATCTTTCAGGATGACGCCTACCTCTCCCTCAACTACGGGGAGCAGTGTGGGGAGATCTATCGCAAGAAGGACGGGAGGATCGAACGGGAGCCGATCCCGATCGAAAGGGATGAGCCTCTTCGGCTCCAGATCGCCTCGTTCATCGACTGTGTCCGTTCCCAGATGACACCCCTCGTGGATGGAGGAAAGGGGGTTGCGGCCCTGGACCTGGCGATGCAGATTTCGGATCGGATCGGTGAGGGAATGACGTCTCCATGA
- a CDS encoding RNA polymerase sigma factor — translation MEKPTPDTPIREPTDRELVLSLQNGDLGAFDQLVKRYQARLYRVIYGVLLHHDDTNDVLMETFVKAYRNMGRFRIGASFYTWIYRIAINTAISHRRKFARLRLAGGSSGGGEDEERTPEAFVDESAGKEALRKIELQELHQELEQALQQLSEAHRAVVTLFDIEGLSHAEIGKIVGCSEGTVRSRLFYAHKRLRELLRNYV, via the coding sequence ATGGAAAAACCCACGCCGGATACTCCGATACGAGAGCCTACGGATCGCGAGCTCGTCCTCTCCTTGCAGAACGGGGATCTTGGCGCGTTCGACCAGCTTGTCAAGCGGTATCAAGCGCGCCTTTATCGCGTGATCTATGGCGTCCTGCTCCATCACGACGACACCAATGACGTTCTCATGGAAACGTTTGTGAAGGCGTACCGCAATATGGGCCGCTTTCGGATCGGAGCCTCCTTTTACACCTGGATTTACCGGATCGCAATCAATACAGCGATCAGCCACCGGCGAAAGTTCGCCCGCTTGCGGCTGGCCGGCGGCTCCTCCGGCGGTGGAGAAGACGAGGAAAGGACGCCCGAGGCGTTCGTGGACGAGTCGGCGGGAAAGGAAGCTCTGCGGAAGATCGAGCTTCAAGAGCTGCATCAGGAGCTCGAGCAAGCGCTCCAACAGTTGAGCGAGGCCCACCGGGCCGTCGTTACCCTCTTCGACATCGAAGGGTTGAGCCATGCCGAAATCGGCAAAATCGTGGGCTGCTCCGAAGGGACGGTTCGTTCCCGGCTCTTTTACGCCCATAAACGTTTGCGGGAGTTGCTGCGTAATTATGTTTGA